The proteins below are encoded in one region of Sulfolobus islandicus Y.N.15.51:
- a CDS encoding type II toxin-antitoxin system death-on-curing family toxin, with the protein MYFNKILWHCRDKKLDFIKGDVSIAIYSAIEDLMRNNNISRSLAVLTYHLITSHPFVDGNKRTALGLLLHILHELFNDKISILPDLLDLLIKTLTDVADNPPEEDEHAINKIRGIIQRIIGD; encoded by the coding sequence ATGTATTTTAACAAGATACTTTGGCACTGTAGAGATAAGAAATTGGACTTCATAAAGGGCGATGTGAGTATCGCAATATATTCTGCTATAGAAGATCTCATGCGTAATAACAATATTAGCAGGAGTCTAGCAGTATTAACGTACCACTTAATAACTTCTCATCCTTTCGTTGACGGCAATAAGAGAACTGCTTTAGGGTTGTTATTACATATTTTACATGAGTTATTTAATGATAAAATATCAATATTGCCAGATTTACTAGATTTACTTATAAAGACATTGACTGATGTTGCTGACAACCCGCCAGAAGAAGACGAGCATGCAATAAACAAGATAAGAGGAATTATACAACGGATTATTGGAGATTGA
- a CDS encoding HEPN domain-containing protein, with translation MSTEQSLQLALKATLLENKGNYPFTHEIDELISSLKNMKPELVELENKNKELIALLKLSYTGSRYFPSSYDKDTANKLISLVKQFLEVIDLWQKE, from the coding sequence ATCAGTACTGAACAATCTTTACAGTTAGCATTAAAGGCGACGCTCCTTGAGAATAAGGGTAATTATCCTTTTACTCATGAAATTGATGAACTAATAAGTTCTTTAAAAAATATGAAACCTGAACTGGTTGAATTAGAAAATAAGAATAAAGAATTGATAGCATTGTTAAAACTATCCTATACAGGGTCAAGATACTTTCCTAGTTCTTACGATAAAGATACTGCTAATAAGTTAATTAGTTTGGTAAAACAATTTTTAGAGGTAATAGACTTATGGCAGAAAGAATAG
- a CDS encoding IS256-like element ISC1332 family transposase: MTKSKNNPGRGNTIRESNTMKVMEEIREKIRKAIKEGVSLREIEEIILQEAMMEEREAYLQVEDDHKNGTYFRYLGTGDGVLRLRVPRTRKGGFRPKILPEKYERTSPDYEDFLQQLVLSGMTPSQVKAVLAAKGIPYSEIVMNRVAERISNKLKEYKSRELPHDLLALYIDVKIVKVRISESIMERAIYIAIGVDLEGNKFVLDYEVRDREDLDGWKSFLSGLVSRGVSRVDVIVSDDFSGLDRVVSTLFPSSQHQLCITHMVRNLMRVLPDKEELMIRVRDLKSSRKVEEGRKAILSLSQLVQPFSPARAKRLLDAADKYCSFLNFPREIRHYLYTNNTSESFNSILARFEEELGGYFPSLRSLEVYLYVSIHESNSRWKFRPMSVIRHYSYHLKQLHASRFQVSLDEDF; encoded by the coding sequence ATGACAAAAAGTAAAAATAACCCCGGAAGGGGTAATACCATAAGGGAGAGTAATACCATGAAGGTAATGGAAGAAATAAGAGAAAAGATAAGAAAGGCAATCAAAGAAGGAGTTAGCCTAAGGGAAATAGAGGAGATAATCTTGCAAGAGGCCATGATGGAAGAGAGGGAAGCCTACTTGCAAGTTGAGGACGACCACAAGAACGGGACCTACTTCAGATATCTGGGAACCGGAGACGGAGTATTAAGACTCAGAGTACCGAGAACCAGAAAGGGTGGCTTCAGACCCAAGATCCTTCCGGAGAAGTACGAGAGGACCAGCCCAGATTACGAGGACTTCCTCCAGCAGCTCGTTCTATCAGGCATGACTCCAAGTCAAGTCAAGGCCGTGTTAGCAGCCAAGGGAATACCGTATAGTGAGATCGTAATGAATCGGGTTGCCGAGAGAATATCCAACAAACTCAAGGAATACAAGAGCCGCGAACTACCTCACGATCTCCTAGCCCTTTACATCGATGTGAAGATCGTAAAGGTCAGAATCAGCGAGTCGATCATGGAGAGAGCCATTTACATTGCCATAGGAGTTGACTTAGAAGGGAATAAGTTCGTCTTGGACTACGAAGTTAGGGATAGGGAGGACTTGGACGGTTGGAAGTCCTTCTTGAGCGGACTCGTAAGCAGGGGAGTCAGCAGGGTTGACGTAATCGTGAGCGATGACTTCTCTGGACTCGATCGCGTCGTGTCCACGCTCTTTCCCTCCTCTCAACACCAGCTCTGTATAACACACATGGTTAGGAACCTCATGAGGGTCCTCCCAGACAAGGAGGAACTAATGATTAGAGTTAGGGATCTAAAGTCCTCCAGGAAGGTGGAGGAGGGAAGGAAGGCTATATTGTCCCTCAGCCAACTTGTCCAACCCTTTTCTCCAGCCCGAGCCAAGAGGCTTCTTGACGCTGCTGACAAGTATTGTTCCTTTCTCAACTTCCCCAGGGAGATTAGACACTACCTCTACACTAATAACACGTCGGAGAGTTTCAACTCGATCCTGGCTAGGTTCGAGGAGGAGCTCGGAGGTTACTTTCCCTCTCTTCGCTCCTTGGAGGTCTATCTCTACGTTTCGATCCATGAAAGTAATTCGCGTTGGAAGTTCAGGCCCATGTCGGTGATAAGGCATTACTCATATCATCTCAAACAACTCCACGCTTCAAGGTTCCAGGTGAGTCTTGATGAAGACTTTTAA
- a CDS encoding nucleotidyltransferase domain-containing protein: MAERIEYFNNWRKYAYEICASLKKVLQDVMVVVFGSVVSGNYVPSLSDIDILIVSDKVGDILWQAKINLYILSELKSDITPFEFHYSNWKDYEEFYKEFFNPRVEIRC, encoded by the coding sequence ATGGCAGAAAGAATAGAGTATTTTAATAATTGGAGAAAATACGCTTATGAGATCTGTGCTTCGCTAAAGAAGGTCTTACAAGATGTAATGGTAGTAGTCTTCGGTAGCGTAGTTAGCGGGAATTATGTGCCTTCTTTAAGTGATATAGATATTCTAATTGTAAGTGATAAGGTTGGCGATATTTTATGGCAGGCTAAGATAAACCTTTACATATTATCTGAACTTAAGAGTGATATAACTCCTTTTGAATTTCATTATTCAAATTGGAAGGATTATGAGGAATTCTATAAGGAATTTTTCAATCCTAGGGTTGAAATTAGATGCTAA